One Micromonospora sp. WMMD1120 genomic region harbors:
- the sigB gene encoding RNA polymerase sigma factor SigB, producing the protein MTEQRKRQATTTDTDGTVEGLVDLDATDERGISTDLVRAYLNGIGRTKLLTAAQEVDLARRIEAGLFADEKLATCTPVSAELRADLELIVAEGRAAKDHLLEANLRLVVSIAKRYTGRGMAFLDLIQEGNLGLIRAVEKFDYTKGYKFSTYATWWIRQAITRAMADQARTIRIPVHMVEQVNRMVRARRELSVTLGREPTVAEVARALEIPEIQVIELISYDREPVSLDQAVGDDGESALGDFVAAVDPRADAGDAAAQGELRNEVSVVLATLSQREQAVIRLRFGLDDGRQRTLDEVGREFGLSRERIRQIEKGTLLKLRAPERAQRLEAYAC; encoded by the coding sequence ATGACGGAACAGCGGAAGCGACAGGCCACCACGACCGACACCGACGGGACCGTCGAGGGCCTCGTCGACCTGGACGCCACCGACGAGCGCGGCATCTCCACCGACCTGGTCCGGGCCTACCTCAACGGCATCGGCCGGACGAAGCTGCTGACCGCCGCGCAGGAGGTCGACCTGGCCCGACGCATCGAGGCCGGGCTGTTCGCCGACGAGAAGCTCGCCACCTGCACCCCGGTCTCCGCCGAGTTGCGGGCCGACCTGGAGCTGATCGTCGCTGAGGGGCGGGCGGCCAAGGATCACCTGTTGGAGGCGAACCTGCGGCTGGTGGTCAGCATCGCCAAGCGCTACACCGGCCGGGGCATGGCGTTCCTCGACCTGATCCAGGAGGGCAACCTCGGCCTGATCCGCGCGGTCGAGAAGTTCGACTACACCAAGGGCTACAAGTTCTCCACGTACGCCACCTGGTGGATCCGGCAGGCCATCACCCGCGCCATGGCCGACCAGGCCCGCACCATCCGCATCCCGGTGCACATGGTCGAGCAGGTCAACCGGATGGTCCGGGCCCGCCGCGAGCTGTCGGTCACGCTCGGCCGCGAGCCGACGGTCGCGGAGGTCGCCCGCGCGCTGGAGATCCCGGAGATCCAGGTCATCGAGCTGATCTCGTACGACCGGGAGCCGGTGAGCCTGGACCAGGCGGTCGGCGACGACGGTGAGAGCGCCCTCGGCGACTTCGTGGCCGCTGTGGATCCCCGTGCCGACGCGGGCGACGCCGCCGCCCAGGGCGAGCTGCGCAACGAGGTGAGCGTCGTGCTGGCCACGCTGTCCCAGCGGGAGCAGGCGGTCATCCGGCTGCGGTTCGGTCTGGACGACGGCCGGCAGCGCACCCTGGACGAGGTCGGCCGGGAGTTCGGCCTGTCCCGGGAGCGGATCCGGCAGATCGAGAAGGGCACGCTGCTCAAGTTGCGCGCTCCGGAGCGGGCCCAGCGCCTCGAGGCGTACGCCTGCTGA
- a CDS encoding sporulation protein, which translates to MVFKRLMKAMGVGGPSVQTVLVDPSCRPGGRLEGRIEVLGGEHQVDIDHVSLGLVTRVEVESGDNDYDTTQEFHRQRITGAFRLEPGQRYDLPFRFDVPWETPVTELYGQHLHGMTMGLRTELEVARAVDAGDLDAVSVHPLPAQERVLDGLLRLGFRFARADVERGHIYGVRQTLPFYQEIEFDPAPRYARSINQLEVTFIADARQLQVVLEVDKRGGVFSEGRDAFGRFTVDHATADSTDWPTELDSWLQQSLTRRGLFS; encoded by the coding sequence GTGGTCTTCAAACGGCTGATGAAGGCGATGGGTGTCGGCGGCCCGTCGGTGCAGACGGTGCTGGTCGACCCGAGCTGCCGTCCCGGCGGCCGGTTGGAGGGCCGCATCGAGGTGCTGGGCGGGGAGCACCAGGTCGACATCGACCACGTCAGCCTCGGGCTGGTGACCCGCGTCGAGGTCGAGAGCGGCGACAACGACTACGACACCACGCAGGAGTTCCACCGCCAGCGAATCACCGGCGCGTTCCGGCTGGAGCCGGGGCAGCGCTACGACCTTCCGTTCCGCTTCGACGTGCCGTGGGAGACACCGGTCACCGAGCTGTACGGCCAACACCTGCACGGGATGACGATGGGCCTGCGTACCGAGTTGGAAGTCGCCCGCGCCGTCGACGCCGGGGACCTGGACGCCGTGTCGGTGCACCCGCTGCCGGCGCAGGAGCGAGTGCTCGACGGGTTGCTACGGCTGGGCTTCCGCTTTGCGCGCGCCGATGTGGAGCGTGGCCACATCTACGGGGTACGCCAGACACTGCCGTTCTACCAGGAGATCGAGTTCGACCCGGCACCCCGGTACGCACGCTCGATCAACCAGTTGGAGGTCACGTTCATCGCCGACGCCCGGCAGCTACAGGTGGTGCTGGAGGTCGACAAGCGCGGCGGCGTCTTCAGCGAGGGCCGGGACGCCTTCGGCCGGTTCACTGTCGACCACGCCACCGCCGACAGCACCGACTGGCCGACCGAACTGGACAGTTGGCTCCAACAGTCCCTAACCCGCCGAGGCCTCTTCTCCTAA
- a CDS encoding IS30 family transposase, producing MSTVSREVGRYHSARHGTKNPLGRSLPSGRARAPYRWGYQAQWAQRRADAARRRPKATKLGAGTRLRQVVRGRLARRWSPTQIAAWLRAMFADRPELQVSHETIYQAIYVQSRGSLREELTRQVALRSGRADRRAQSRLAAADRGRRPWIGDLHISNRPAEATDRAVPGHWEGDLVIGKGGRSAIVTLVERATRYVMLGALPHGRDTEAVIGVLTDLAARLPTHLRRSLTWDQGSEMAAHAVFTVATGCPVYFCDPHSPWQRGSNENTNGLLRQYFPKGSYDFRSINQSGLDEIAHELNTRPRQTLDWATPAERLDHLIAA from the coding sequence GTGAGCACGGTCTCGCGGGAGGTGGGCCGGTATCACAGTGCCCGGCATGGGACGAAGAACCCGTTGGGGCGGTCGTTGCCGTCGGGGCGGGCTCGGGCGCCGTATCGGTGGGGGTATCAGGCGCAGTGGGCGCAGCGGCGTGCTGACGCGGCGCGGCGTCGGCCGAAGGCGACGAAGTTGGGGGCCGGGACGCGGCTGCGGCAGGTGGTGCGGGGCAGACTGGCGCGTAGGTGGTCTCCGACGCAGATCGCCGCGTGGCTGCGGGCCATGTTCGCTGACCGGCCGGAGTTGCAGGTGTCTCACGAGACGATCTACCAGGCGATCTACGTTCAGTCGCGGGGCAGCCTGCGGGAGGAGTTGACTCGGCAGGTCGCTCTGCGCTCGGGACGCGCCGACCGGCGTGCCCAGTCGCGGCTGGCGGCAGCGGATCGGGGCCGCCGCCCCTGGATCGGGGACCTGCACATCAGTAACCGGCCCGCCGAGGCCACCGACCGGGCCGTGCCGGGTCACTGGGAAGGTGATCTGGTCATCGGCAAGGGCGGCCGCTCGGCGATCGTGACACTGGTCGAACGCGCCACCCGCTACGTGATGCTCGGCGCGCTGCCGCACGGGCGTGACACCGAAGCCGTCATCGGCGTGCTCACCGACCTCGCCGCCCGACTACCGACGCACCTACGCCGCTCACTGACCTGGGACCAAGGCAGCGAGATGGCCGCCCACGCGGTCTTCACCGTCGCCACCGGCTGCCCGGTCTACTTCTGCGACCCCCACAGCCCCTGGCAACGCGGCAGCAACGAGAACACCAACGGCCTGCTACGCCAGTACTTCCCCAAAGGCAGCTACGACTTCCGCAGCATCAACCAGAGCGGCCTCGACGAGATCGCCCACGAACTGAACACCCGCCCCCGCCAAACACTCGACTGGGCAACCCCAGCCGAACGCCTAGACCACCTCATCGCCGCCTAA
- the dtd gene encoding D-aminoacyl-tRNA deacylase → MRAVVQTVGRASVAVDGEVVGAIENGLLVLLGVTHTDTTTTAQTMARKVHELRILDNERSAADTGAPILVVSQFTLYGDARKGRRPSWLAAAPAEVAEPLVTAVVDALRQRGATVETGRFRTHMHVESVNIGPQTLLLDL, encoded by the coding sequence ATGCGTGCCGTGGTGCAGACCGTCGGGCGGGCCAGCGTGGCAGTGGACGGCGAAGTGGTCGGCGCGATCGAGAACGGCCTGCTGGTACTGCTCGGAGTGACCCACACGGACACGACGACGACCGCGCAGACGATGGCCCGCAAGGTGCACGAGCTGCGCATCCTGGACAACGAACGGTCCGCCGCCGACACCGGCGCGCCGATCCTGGTGGTCAGCCAGTTCACGCTCTACGGCGACGCCCGCAAGGGCCGCCGCCCCAGCTGGCTCGCCGCCGCCCCCGCCGAGGTGGCCGAGCCACTGGTGACGGCGGTCGTCGACGCGCTCCGGCAACGCGGGGCGACTGTCGAAACCGGCCGCTTCCGCACCCACATGCACGTGGAAAGCGTCAACATCGGCCCCCAAACCCTCCTCCTAGACCTCTAA
- a CDS encoding methyltransferase — protein MDEHDMLLSPAGVDALRTALTRAGFTSNGIAGRLGAQATGAVARNDYRAALRATEERDPLATLIRVFICDQTESEAAVAAALAPLSLEEALSGGLVERHGDGLRAGVDLEPYGDDWWVLADVPASARPGRPLHAEHVLGIGGATQTLIGATMRRPVDTALDLGTGSGVQALHLATHAASVTATDLSERALRFAATTAALNGQDWELLHGDLVAPVAGRRFDLVVSNPPFVVGPGTTTHVYRDSGRVGDAIGAELAAAAPNLLTEGGTMQYLANWVHVAGEEWDERVAGWFAGTGLDAWVIQREVADPMAYVDLWLTDVGERADPQRMAAWLDWFDAHKVEGIGFGIVSLRRSGHADPVVRVEDLRQRVRPPLGDQIAAWFDRQDFLRVRDTEQLLAERYRAAEGLQLRQEATMGDEGWAVDRQVLAMPQGLRWTEEIDPLVLALVGGADGRLPLRDQIALLAAAHDVEPDEMAEAAGPIVAHLVERGFIERVAP, from the coding sequence GTGGACGAACACGACATGCTGCTCTCCCCCGCCGGCGTCGACGCGCTCCGGACGGCGCTGACCCGGGCCGGGTTCACCAGCAACGGCATCGCCGGGCGGCTCGGCGCGCAGGCCACCGGCGCGGTGGCCCGCAACGACTACCGGGCCGCGCTGCGCGCCACCGAGGAGCGTGACCCGCTCGCCACCCTGATCCGGGTGTTCATCTGTGACCAGACCGAGTCGGAGGCGGCAGTGGCCGCCGCGCTGGCACCGCTGAGCCTCGAGGAGGCGCTGTCCGGTGGACTCGTCGAGCGGCACGGCGACGGGCTACGCGCCGGTGTCGACCTGGAGCCGTACGGCGACGACTGGTGGGTGCTCGCCGACGTGCCGGCCAGCGCACGGCCGGGGCGCCCGCTGCACGCCGAGCACGTCCTCGGTATCGGTGGCGCCACCCAGACCCTGATCGGCGCGACCATGCGACGGCCGGTCGACACCGCGCTGGACCTCGGCACCGGCTCCGGTGTCCAAGCCCTGCACCTGGCCACCCACGCCGCCTCGGTGACCGCCACCGACCTCTCGGAGCGTGCGCTGCGCTTCGCCGCGACCACCGCTGCGCTCAACGGCCAGGACTGGGAGTTGCTGCACGGTGACCTGGTCGCGCCGGTGGCCGGTCGACGCTTCGACCTGGTGGTGAGCAACCCACCGTTCGTGGTCGGGCCCGGCACCACCACGCACGTCTACCGCGACTCGGGTCGGGTCGGTGACGCGATCGGCGCCGAACTGGCGGCGGCCGCCCCGAACCTGCTCACCGAGGGTGGCACCATGCAGTACCTCGCGAACTGGGTGCACGTCGCCGGCGAGGAGTGGGACGAGCGGGTCGCCGGCTGGTTCGCCGGCACCGGCCTGGACGCCTGGGTGATCCAGCGTGAGGTGGCCGACCCGATGGCGTACGTCGACCTGTGGCTCACCGACGTCGGCGAGCGCGCCGACCCGCAGCGGATGGCCGCCTGGCTCGACTGGTTCGACGCGCACAAGGTGGAGGGGATCGGCTTCGGCATCGTGTCGCTGCGGCGCAGCGGGCACGCCGATCCGGTGGTCCGGGTGGAGGACCTGCGGCAACGGGTACGTCCACCGCTGGGCGACCAGATCGCCGCCTGGTTCGACCGCCAGGACTTCCTCCGGGTACGCGACACCGAACAGTTGCTCGCCGAGCGCTACCGGGCCGCCGAGGGCCTGCAGCTGCGGCAGGAGGCGACCATGGGCGACGAGGGGTGGGCGGTGGACCGGCAGGTCCTCGCCATGCCGCAGGGGCTGCGCTGGACCGAGGAGATCGACCCGCTGGTGCTCGCCCTTGTCGGCGGCGCGGACGGCCGGTTGCCGCTACGCGACCAGATCGCCCTGCTGGCGGCCGCGCACGACGTCGAACCGGACGAGATGGCCGAGGCCGCCGGCCCGATCGTGGCGCACCTGGTGGAACGCGGCTTCATCGAGCGGGTGGCCCCGTGA
- a CDS encoding HhH-GPD-type base excision DNA repair protein, translated as MVRMTLVLPIDPEANKLLERSPLALLLGMVLDQQVPMEKAFSSPYVLSRRLGHELDAAELAGYDPEALVALFAQPPALHRFPKAMAARVQEVCQVLVERYDGDAALLWSDVADGSELLRRVSALPGFGRQKAQIFVALLGKRFGVTPQDWRQAAGDYGDPGARRSVADVTDADSLRQVREYKQQMKAAAKAEKG; from the coding sequence ATGGTCCGTATGACGCTTGTGCTGCCCATCGACCCGGAAGCCAACAAGCTGCTGGAACGCAGTCCGCTGGCCCTGCTCCTCGGCATGGTCCTCGACCAGCAGGTGCCGATGGAGAAGGCGTTCTCGTCGCCGTACGTGCTGAGTCGGCGGCTCGGCCACGAACTGGACGCGGCGGAGTTGGCCGGGTACGACCCCGAGGCGCTCGTCGCGCTGTTCGCCCAACCGCCCGCGCTGCACCGGTTCCCGAAGGCGATGGCGGCGCGGGTGCAGGAGGTCTGCCAGGTGCTGGTGGAGCGCTACGACGGCGACGCGGCGCTGCTCTGGTCCGACGTCGCGGACGGGTCGGAGTTGCTGCGCCGGGTGTCCGCGCTGCCCGGTTTCGGGAGGCAGAAGGCGCAGATCTTCGTGGCCCTGCTCGGCAAGCGGTTCGGGGTGACCCCGCAGGACTGGCGGCAGGCGGCCGGAGACTACGGCGACCCGGGCGCGCGCCGGTCGGTGGCCGACGTCACCGACGCCGACTCGCTGCGTCAGGTGCGGGAGTACAAGCAGCAGATGAAGGCGGCGGCCAAGGCCGAGAAGGGCTGA
- a CDS encoding DUF3099 domain-containing protein yields MKRQAYQPILITDASRSQDDQLTSRQRRYALMMGIRVLCVIAGAILVGAKAPLLWLWLPLCGVGMVLIPWLAVLLANDRPPKEEHRLANRFHPRQRDDTPPMSLTAEERPHKIIDAEP; encoded by the coding sequence GTGAAGCGTCAGGCGTACCAGCCGATCCTGATCACCGATGCGTCGCGCAGCCAGGACGACCAGCTCACCAGCCGGCAGCGCCGGTACGCCCTGATGATGGGCATCCGGGTGCTCTGCGTGATCGCCGGCGCGATCCTGGTCGGCGCGAAGGCTCCGCTGCTCTGGCTCTGGCTGCCGCTGTGCGGCGTCGGCATGGTGCTCATTCCCTGGCTGGCCGTGCTGCTGGCCAACGACCGGCCGCCGAAGGAGGAGCACCGGCTGGCCAACCGGTTCCACCCGCGCCAGCGGGACGACACCCCGCCGATGAGCCTGACCGCCGAGGAGCGTCCGCACAAGATCATCGACGCCGAGCCCTGA